From a region of the Constantimarinum furrinae genome:
- a CDS encoding VOC family protein, which produces MTSIHPYLTFNGDCEAAFTLYKGIFGGDFQTLSRFGEMPPDPEYPVSEEDRDLIMHVSLPIGDHSVLMGSDTSENFGHKAVAGSNFSISINVEKRDKADEIFKKLSDKGYVIMPMADTFWESYFGMCKDRFGIQWMVSAEHSKSK; this is translated from the coding sequence ATGACATCAATTCATCCATATCTCACATTTAATGGCGATTGCGAAGCAGCGTTTACTCTGTACAAAGGAATATTTGGAGGTGATTTTCAAACATTAAGTCGCTTTGGAGAAATGCCACCCGATCCTGAATATCCTGTTTCTGAAGAAGACAGAGATTTAATTATGCACGTTTCCTTACCCATAGGAGACCATAGTGTTTTAATGGGAAGTGATACCTCAGAGAATTTTGGACATAAGGCAGTGGCCGGCTCCAATTTCTCTATTTCTATAAACGTCGAAAAGCGTGACAAAGCAGACGAAATCTTCAAGAAACTTAGTGACAAAGGCTATGTGATCATGCCTATGGCCGATACTTTCTGGGAATCTTATTTCGGTATGTGCAAAGATCGTTTTGGAATTCAATGGATGGTAAGCGCCGAACACAGTAAGTCGAAATAA
- a CDS encoding DUF4349 domain-containing protein: MKTISVKSVFKTIAIIVIVLSVFSCNNGSYSENLKVADVDLSEDFETIEEAEEMASFKQDGTANLIETPVDLKIIKSASARYKVASVTKATEQIKVIAGQYDAYISDLRFENNLYQKENRFTIKVPSDRFDAIMDSIGSVVEFVEYENITTKDVTEEYIDLQTRLKTKLEVKARYEEVLRKNARTVEDILNTEDKLRVIQEEIEAAQGRLKYLTSKVSYSTIQIDLYETVEYIKEPDSYKKSFAAKAKNGLSFGWNMIEAIVLGLIHIWPILFIIILLTVILWRRLKK, from the coding sequence ATGAAAACAATTTCAGTTAAATCAGTATTTAAAACAATAGCCATAATTGTTATCGTCCTTTCGGTTTTTTCGTGTAACAACGGAAGTTACAGTGAAAACCTAAAAGTAGCCGATGTTGACCTTTCCGAAGACTTTGAAACCATTGAAGAAGCGGAAGAGATGGCCTCCTTTAAGCAGGATGGTACCGCCAATCTTATCGAGACTCCCGTCGATCTTAAGATCATTAAATCGGCTTCGGCGCGATATAAAGTGGCCAGTGTTACAAAGGCTACAGAGCAGATAAAGGTAATTGCCGGTCAATACGATGCCTATATCAGTGACTTGAGATTCGAGAATAATCTTTATCAAAAAGAAAACCGCTTTACGATCAAGGTTCCCAGCGATCGTTTTGATGCGATCATGGACTCTATTGGTTCGGTGGTCGAATTCGTCGAATACGAGAATATTACTACCAAAGATGTTACTGAAGAATATATCGACCTTCAAACCCGATTAAAAACCAAGCTGGAAGTAAAGGCAAGATATGAAGAAGTACTTCGGAAAAACGCGCGTACGGTGGAAGATATCTTAAACACCGAAGATAAACTTCGGGTGATACAGGAGGAGATTGAAGCTGCACAGGGTAGATTGAAATATTTAACAAGTAAAGTTTCATACAGTACCATCCAGATCGATCTTTATGAAACTGTAGAATATATAAAGGAGCCGGACAGCTACAAGAAGAGTTTTGCAGCCAAGGCCAAGAACGGACTTTCATTTGGCTGGAACATGATCGAAGCCATTGTTCTTGGGCTTATTCATATTTGGCCCATCCTATTCATCATAATCCTGTTAACGGTAATCCTTTGGCGGCGATTAAAAAAGTAA
- a CDS encoding nuclear transport factor 2 family protein — MKKFTLLGIILMFFVACQEKQSERYTQNSPEIDSVKAAIAAYEAADWDKYVSLYADTAKIYHNTKDKPVSPTQSAERFKESTSGYSSYSFVKDEGDMEMVVTDEGETWVNYWGIWEGTMSANDQKFVMPVHLTLQFKDGKIVKEYGYYNQTELVLANMELQKAAKATDTLANDVGMQQDN, encoded by the coding sequence ATGAAAAAATTCACCTTATTAGGCATTATCTTAATGTTCTTTGTGGCTTGTCAGGAAAAACAATCTGAACGTTATACCCAAAATTCTCCGGAAATTGATTCGGTTAAAGCAGCGATCGCAGCTTATGAAGCGGCAGATTGGGACAAGTATGTTAGTCTCTATGCCGATACGGCCAAGATCTATCACAATACCAAAGACAAACCCGTTAGTCCGACACAGTCTGCAGAGCGTTTTAAAGAATCCACCTCGGGATATTCCAGCTATTCGTTTGTAAAAGATGAAGGAGATATGGAAATGGTTGTAACCGATGAAGGTGAGACCTGGGTAAATTACTGGGGTATTTGGGAAGGCACTATGTCTGCCAACGATCAAAAGTTCGTCATGCCTGTACATCTTACCTTGCAATTTAAGGATGGTAAAATTGTAAAAGAATATGGATACTACAACCAGACTGAACTTGTTCTGGCCAACATGGAATTACAAAAAGCAGCAAAAGCCACAGACACATTGGCGAATGATGTTGGAATGCAACAAGATAATTGA
- a CDS encoding DEAD/DEAH box helicase — protein sequence MSFKNLGLSDALLKAIDKKGYTTPSPIQQKAIPKILERKDILASAQTGTGKTAGFALPMLQILNNSKPLSKRPVRALILTPTRELAAQVYDDIRTYAAYVDLRSTVIFGGVNANPQIRTLRQGVDILVATPGRLLDLHNQKVFSLANVEMLVLDEADRMLDMGFLRDIKKILALLPNRRQNLLFSATFSKEIKQLAGSFLHHPVLVEATPENSTAEKVEQIVYRTDKSKKTDLVVKLISEGDWKQVLIFTRTKHGANRLSQKLEKANISSSAIHGNKSQGARTKALAGFKSGKVRVLVATDIAARGLDIPLLPHVINYELPNIPEDYVHRIGRTGRAGASGEAISIVSVDEDEYVRAIEKLLGERLQEETIPGFEVTETLTEVLDRKAENKAQNQRGRQNSNRKSNPKQKKGFQKRGRR from the coding sequence ATGTCATTTAAAAACCTCGGGCTATCCGATGCCCTGTTGAAAGCGATCGACAAAAAAGGATATACTACTCCCTCCCCAATTCAGCAAAAAGCAATTCCGAAGATATTAGAACGAAAGGATATTTTAGCCTCTGCTCAAACCGGAACCGGTAAAACAGCTGGCTTTGCCCTTCCCATGCTTCAAATATTGAACAATAGTAAGCCGCTTAGTAAAAGACCGGTAAGAGCACTTATTCTAACACCTACCAGAGAACTTGCAGCTCAGGTTTACGATGACATTAGAACCTATGCTGCCTATGTAGACCTCAGATCGACCGTAATATTTGGAGGCGTTAATGCCAATCCCCAGATTAGAACGCTTCGTCAGGGGGTCGATATTCTGGTAGCCACTCCTGGTAGACTGCTCGACCTTCATAATCAAAAAGTATTCTCTCTGGCTAATGTAGAAATGTTGGTGCTGGATGAAGCCGATCGAATGCTGGATATGGGTTTTCTTAGAGATATTAAAAAAATTCTCGCCTTACTTCCAAACAGAAGACAAAACCTTTTGTTCTCTGCCACTTTTTCGAAAGAAATAAAACAACTGGCTGGCAGTTTCCTTCATCACCCCGTTTTAGTTGAAGCCACTCCGGAGAATTCTACTGCCGAAAAGGTAGAGCAGATCGTATACAGAACCGATAAATCCAAGAAAACCGATCTGGTCGTAAAACTAATTTCTGAAGGCGACTGGAAACAGGTTCTAATATTTACACGAACCAAACACGGTGCCAACCGATTGAGCCAGAAGCTAGAAAAAGCGAATATTTCTTCGTCTGCCATACACGGGAACAAGAGTCAGGGTGCCCGCACAAAAGCTCTTGCCGGATTTAAAAGTGGCAAGGTACGGGTACTTGTAGCTACCGATATTGCAGCGCGCGGACTTGATATTCCCTTATTGCCCCACGTAATTAATTACGAATTGCCTAATATTCCGGAGGATTATGTGCACCGCATTGGAAGAACCGGACGTGCAGGAGCAAGTGGTGAAGCCATATCCATAGTTAGTGTTGATGAGGATGAATATGTAAGAGCCATTGAAAAATTGCTGGGGGAACGACTACAGGAAGAAACGATCCCGGGATTTGAAGTTACCGAAACCTTAACCGAGGTGTTAGACCGTAAAGCCGAGAATAAAGCACAAAATCAACGGGGACGACAAAACAGCAATCGAAAATCTAACCCAAAGCAAAAGAAAGGCTTTCAGAAAAGAGGACGACGTTAA
- the ffh gene encoding signal recognition particle protein — protein MFDSLSDKLDKALHVLKGHGSITEVNVAETLKEVRRALLDADVNFKIAKEFTNTVKEKALGQNVLTTLQPGQLMVKLVKDELTELMGGDAEGLNLSGNPSIILMSGLQGSGKTTFSGKLANFLKTKKSKKPLLVACDVYRPAAINQLHVVGDQVGVEVYSEEGNMNPVEIAQNAIAHAKQNGHNVIIVDTAGRLAVDEEMMTEIANVHKAIDPQETLFVVDAMTGQDAVNTAKAFNDRLNFEGVVLTKLDGDTRGGAAISIKSVVNKPIKFIGTGEKMDAIDVFYPSRMADRILGMGDVVSLVERAQEQFDEEEARKLQKKIAKNQFGFDDFIKQIQQVKKMGSMKDLVGMIPGAGKAMKDVDIDDDAFKHIEAIIHSMTPDERSTPAVINGSRKKRIAKGSGTSVQQVNQLLKQFDQMSKMMKMMQGGGGRKMMQMMGKMK, from the coding sequence ATGTTCGATAGTTTAAGTGATAAGTTAGATAAAGCATTACATGTCCTCAAAGGACATGGAAGTATTACCGAGGTTAACGTAGCCGAAACACTTAAGGAAGTTCGTCGCGCCCTCCTTGATGCCGACGTCAATTTTAAAATTGCCAAAGAGTTTACGAATACAGTTAAGGAAAAGGCACTGGGGCAAAATGTACTTACAACCTTACAACCCGGACAGTTGATGGTCAAGCTTGTAAAGGATGAATTGACCGAGCTTATGGGTGGTGATGCCGAAGGCTTAAACCTCAGTGGTAACCCAAGTATTATTTTGATGTCCGGATTACAAGGTAGTGGTAAAACTACTTTTTCCGGGAAACTTGCAAACTTCTTAAAGACAAAAAAATCTAAAAAGCCACTTTTGGTAGCCTGTGATGTCTATCGTCCCGCCGCGATCAATCAGTTACATGTGGTCGGGGATCAGGTAGGGGTTGAGGTGTATAGCGAAGAAGGCAATATGAATCCGGTAGAGATCGCACAGAATGCGATCGCCCACGCCAAGCAAAATGGCCACAATGTGATCATCGTGGATACCGCCGGTCGATTGGCAGTTGATGAGGAAATGATGACCGAGATCGCCAATGTTCACAAAGCTATCGATCCGCAGGAAACCCTGTTTGTGGTAGATGCCATGACAGGGCAGGATGCTGTAAATACCGCCAAAGCATTTAATGACAGACTAAACTTTGAGGGCGTAGTGCTTACCAAACTCGATGGAGATACCCGGGGAGGAGCAGCCATTTCTATTAAAAGTGTGGTTAATAAGCCAATCAAATTTATCGGTACCGGGGAGAAGATGGATGCCATCGATGTGTTTTATCCTTCCAGGATGGCCGACAGGATCCTTGGGATGGGAGATGTGGTATCGTTGGTAGAACGAGCGCAGGAACAATTTGATGAGGAAGAAGCGAGAAAACTTCAGAAAAAAATTGCAAAGAACCAATTTGGTTTCGATGATTTCATAAAGCAGATCCAGCAAGTAAAGAAAATGGGAAGTATGAAGGACCTTGTGGGGATGATCCCGGGAGCCGGAAAAGCAATGAAAGATGTCGATATTGACGACGATGCCTTTAAACATATTGAAGCCATTATACACAGTATGACTCCCGATGAGCGTTCTACACCTGCGGTAATAAACGGAAGCAGAAAGAAAAGGATCGCTAAAGGAAGCGGAACCTCTGTGCAACAGGTAAATCAGTTATTGAAGCAATTTGATCAGATGAGTAAGATGATGAAGATGATGCAGGGTGGCGGTGGCCGTAAGATGATGCAAATGATGGGGAAGATGAAATAA
- a CDS encoding bifunctional 5,10-methylenetetrahydrofolate dehydrogenase/5,10-methenyltetrahydrofolate cyclohydrolase: protein MTILDGKKVSNDIKDEIAAEVSKMKANGEKVPHLAAVIVGDDGASLTYVGSKVRACERVGFESTMVRLPNTTSEVELLDKIEELNTNDDIDGFIIQLPLPDQIDTQKVLMAVDPSKDVDGFHPENFGKMALDMTTFIPATPFGILELLERYKVDTKGKHTVVIGRSHIVGRPMSILMSRKGWPGNSTVTLTHSNTKNIAQITTQADIVISALGVPNFLKAEMVRDDAVIIDVGITRVVDKSHPKGYVITGDVDFENVSKKASFITPVPGGVGPMTIAMLLKNTLLAREQRRNR from the coding sequence ATGACAATACTAGACGGTAAGAAAGTAAGTAACGATATTAAAGATGAGATCGCAGCCGAGGTTTCTAAAATGAAGGCTAATGGAGAAAAAGTACCACATCTTGCCGCAGTGATCGTAGGAGACGATGGAGCCAGTCTAACCTATGTTGGAAGTAAAGTAAGAGCCTGTGAGCGTGTAGGCTTCGAATCGACCATGGTTCGATTACCCAATACCACCAGCGAAGTGGAATTGTTGGATAAGATTGAAGAACTAAATACTAACGACGATATCGACGGATTTATAATTCAATTGCCCTTACCCGATCAAATCGATACTCAGAAAGTATTAATGGCGGTCGACCCGAGTAAGGACGTTGATGGCTTTCATCCGGAAAATTTTGGAAAAATGGCGCTGGATATGACGACTTTTATCCCTGCTACACCTTTTGGGATCCTCGAATTACTGGAGCGCTATAAGGTGGATACCAAAGGAAAACATACAGTGGTCATTGGCCGAAGTCACATTGTTGGTCGACCTATGAGTATCTTAATGAGTCGCAAGGGCTGGCCGGGGAACAGTACTGTAACCCTTACGCACAGTAATACCAAAAATATTGCTCAAATAACTACTCAGGCCGACATCGTTATTTCTGCTTTGGGGGTTCCTAATTTTCTGAAGGCTGAAATGGTTCGTGATGACGCTGTGATCATCGATGTGGGAATAACCCGTGTAGTAGATAAAAGTCACCCTAAAGGCTATGTTATTACCGGGGATGTGGATTTTGAAAATGTGAGTAAAAAAGCATCCTTTATCACGCCGGTACCGGGGGGTGTAGGTCCTATGACGATCGCAATGTTACTGAAGAATACGCTATTGGCAAGAGAGCAAAGACGAAACCGTTAA
- a CDS encoding YkvA family protein produces the protein MSLKGIFKRMRVNTDKKTVEVDRDYVEDQVTEIEEGDVEILLKNEEEITKKLSRSNSFGKYLDIGKLMIAMVKDIKRGEYKRVPWFTIATIVMALLYVLNPLDLVPDFIPGLGYLDDVAVLSIGIGWIESDLHSYIDWKLDQGSKQA, from the coding sequence ATGTCTTTAAAAGGAATTTTCAAAAGAATGCGTGTTAACACCGATAAGAAAACCGTCGAGGTAGATCGGGACTATGTAGAAGATCAGGTAACCGAAATTGAAGAGGGTGATGTCGAGATCTTGTTGAAAAATGAAGAAGAGATCACCAAAAAATTGAGTCGGTCTAATTCCTTTGGGAAATATCTGGACATTGGTAAGTTAATGATCGCCATGGTCAAGGATATAAAACGTGGAGAATATAAGAGAGTTCCATGGTTTACTATAGCAACGATCGTAATGGCCCTATTGTATGTTTTAAATCCGTTGGATCTCGTACCCGATTTTATACCAGGTTTAGGATATCTGGATGATGTTGCAGTACTTTCAATCGGTATTGGATGGATAGAAAGTGACCTTCACAGTTACATCGATTGGAAGTTGGATCAAGGTTCTAAACAGGCTTAA
- a CDS encoding thiol-disulfide oxidoreductase DCC family protein, which yields MFTKIKRTEYAFGNKPILVWDGNCGFCAYWVHHWKYLTVGKIEFRTYQETAEIFVDIPINEFKKASRLVEPDGRVYSGPDSAYRSLVYSTKNHLPYHKWYLRYSWFTWLSDQMYIVIAKHRSFFYKLTILSFGRNPENLKPYWFLYLLLFLAIIYSLIRFL from the coding sequence ATGTTTACCAAAATTAAACGAACAGAATATGCCTTCGGAAATAAACCGATTTTGGTCTGGGATGGTAATTGTGGATTCTGTGCGTATTGGGTGCACCACTGGAAGTATCTTACAGTAGGTAAAATAGAGTTCAGAACATATCAGGAAACCGCGGAGATCTTTGTCGATATTCCTATAAATGAGTTTAAGAAAGCATCCAGGCTCGTAGAACCCGACGGCAGAGTTTATAGTGGTCCCGATTCGGCTTATCGAAGTCTTGTTTACAGCACAAAAAACCATTTGCCCTATCACAAGTGGTATTTAAGGTATAGTTGGTTTACCTGGTTAAGTGACCAGATGTATATTGTCATAGCAAAGCACAGGTCTTTTTTTTATAAGCTTACTATTCTTTCCTTCGGAAGGAATCCGGAAAACTTAAAACCGTACTGGTTTCTGTATCTACTCTTATTTTTGGCTATAATTTATAGTTTGATACGTTTTTTATAA
- a CDS encoding AI-2E family transporter: MKTIHPNIIRQIFVLLIIVLMGSLIFREMLPYLSGVLGAITIYVLLRKWMVRLVRRGWNPDLAAALLMFLSFILILVPVAGIVFMLGNKISNAVNNSERVIGAFKDQLAKWEAMVGYDLNSQIDTSAISGWISENLQNLAGGTFNILVAIGVMYFMLFYMFTNRRQLRESLFEYIPINKNNLKAIGKDAQAMVRSNALGIPLVAIAQGIVAIIGFFIFGIEDPFFWFVVVVIGSMIPFVGTFVGIIPVFLLTLSSGSTFQAWGILIYGIVVVGSTDNIIRLYVLKKLDNVHPLITLIGVIIGVPLFGFIGLIFGPLLISMFIILARIYREEYGKKVEGEERL; encoded by the coding sequence ATGAAAACCATACATCCCAATATTATTCGTCAAATTTTTGTACTGCTCATCATTGTGCTTATGGGCAGCCTTATTTTCAGGGAGATGCTTCCCTATCTTTCGGGAGTTTTGGGTGCCATTACTATTTATGTGTTACTTCGAAAATGGATGGTTAGATTGGTTCGACGCGGGTGGAATCCTGATCTCGCGGCAGCGCTTCTAATGTTCTTGTCTTTTATACTTATTCTGGTCCCGGTTGCCGGAATTGTTTTCATGCTTGGCAATAAAATTAGTAATGCAGTAAATAATTCTGAACGTGTTATTGGTGCCTTTAAGGATCAATTGGCAAAATGGGAAGCTATGGTGGGTTATGATTTGAACTCGCAGATCGATACTTCGGCTATTTCAGGTTGGATCTCCGAAAATTTGCAGAATCTGGCAGGTGGCACCTTTAATATTCTTGTCGCAATTGGTGTGATGTATTTTATGCTATTTTATATGTTCACCAACCGGCGACAGTTGCGGGAATCTTTGTTTGAATATATTCCTATTAATAAGAACAATTTAAAAGCCATAGGTAAAGACGCTCAAGCAATGGTACGTTCCAATGCACTGGGTATTCCCTTGGTGGCCATCGCTCAAGGAATAGTAGCGATCATTGGTTTTTTTATTTTTGGCATAGAAGACCCTTTCTTTTGGTTTGTCGTTGTTGTGATCGGCTCTATGATTCCCTTTGTGGGAACTTTTGTGGGTATTATCCCGGTATTTTTATTAACGCTTTCTTCCGGCAGTACTTTTCAGGCGTGGGGGATTCTAATCTACGGTATCGTTGTCGTTGGTTCTACCGACAATATTATCCGGCTGTACGTTCTTAAAAAATTAGACAATGTGCACCCACTAATCACCTTAATTGGTGTTATTATAGGTGTACCTCTTTTTGGATTCATAGGGTTGATCTTTGGACCTTTGCTTATTAGTATGTTTATCATTCTGGCTCGTATTTACCGTGAAGAATACGGAAAGAAAGTAGAAGGCGAAGAAAGGCTTTAA
- a CDS encoding VOC family protein, which translates to MSTLTPFHLAIPVTDLELNRTFYREILGCSEGRSSDQWVDFNFFGHQLVIHYKAGDSEETVHNPVDGKEVPIPHFGVVLSMAQFDLLSARLKEKNVTFIIEPYIRFQGLTGEQATMFFKDPSGNALEFKAFKNMDQLFAK; encoded by the coding sequence ATGAGCACCTTAACCCCTTTCCATCTTGCAATTCCAGTTACCGACCTAGAATTAAATCGGACTTTCTATAGAGAAATCCTTGGCTGTTCAGAAGGACGTAGTAGCGACCAGTGGGTGGATTTTAATTTTTTTGGCCATCAGTTAGTGATTCATTACAAAGCAGGAGATTCGGAAGAGACCGTTCATAATCCGGTTGATGGGAAAGAAGTTCCTATTCCTCATTTTGGTGTTGTTTTAAGTATGGCTCAATTTGATTTACTTTCAGCACGATTGAAAGAAAAAAATGTTACATTTATCATAGAACCCTATATCAGGTTTCAGGGATTAACAGGAGAACAAGCGACTATGTTCTTCAAGGATCCTTCAGGAAATGCACTGGAATTTAAAGCCTTTAAGAATATGGATCAACTCTTTGCCAAATAA
- a CDS encoding YybH family protein, which yields MRSLLLFIFLPLMALAQNPYEYDQTASHPYGKLNPEAPKEMGDFAPMIGTCDCLSTARKPDGDWAEPQKMEWTFKYIMNGMAVQDETLKEDGSHSGSIRQFIADSSKWYVHWYSNTTPSTTLPTWEGAKRGDSIVLYRDQKAPNGMDGKFRLTFKNISDNGFNWIGEWVDPTEKIVYPTWKIDCSKRSEKSAEEIVIQKNTQAFSRAFRRGDHLAIANMYTKDAHIFPNNSMIISGREAIAERWKFSDNVIPVSHKITPSEIKIINNYAYDFGYYEGSTKNKEGIETPFKGKYVIVWRKEDGDWKMYLDIWNTL from the coding sequence ATGAGATCATTACTACTATTCATTTTTCTTCCGTTAATGGCACTGGCACAAAATCCGTATGAATACGACCAAACCGCTTCACATCCTTACGGGAAGCTCAACCCTGAAGCACCAAAGGAAATGGGTGATTTTGCACCTATGATAGGAACCTGTGATTGCCTGTCCACTGCGAGAAAGCCGGACGGGGACTGGGCTGAACCTCAAAAAATGGAATGGACCTTCAAATACATCATGAACGGGATGGCCGTTCAGGATGAGACTTTAAAAGAAGACGGAAGTCATTCGGGGAGTATTCGCCAATTTATTGCAGATAGTAGCAAATGGTATGTACATTGGTATTCAAACACAACGCCCAGCACGACATTACCCACTTGGGAAGGTGCGAAACGTGGAGACAGTATTGTTTTATATCGGGATCAAAAAGCACCCAACGGTATGGACGGAAAATTCAGGCTTACCTTTAAAAATATCAGCGACAATGGATTTAATTGGATAGGTGAATGGGTAGATCCAACAGAGAAAATCGTTTATCCTACCTGGAAAATAGATTGTAGTAAACGTAGTGAGAAATCTGCCGAGGAGATTGTTATCCAGAAGAATACCCAAGCCTTTTCAAGAGCGTTTCGCCGAGGCGACCATCTCGCCATAGCAAATATGTATACTAAGGACGCACATATTTTTCCTAACAACTCCATGATCATATCGGGAAGAGAAGCCATAGCAGAACGTTGGAAGTTTTCAGACAATGTTATTCCGGTAAGCCATAAAATTACGCCTTCAGAAATAAAGATCATAAATAATTATGCCTATGATTTTGGATACTATGAAGGCTCTACTAAAAATAAAGAAGGTATCGAGACCCCATTTAAAGGAAAATATGTAATCGTTTGGCGCAAAGAAGATGGAGACTGGAAAATGTATTTAGATATCTGGAATACGTTATAG
- a CDS encoding DUF7218 family protein — MPDPRIKNEEQYEALREQGYSKQKSARIANTPNAGKKGGKAKPYEERTKAELYQQAKKLEIKGRSTMNKKQLIDSLRNN; from the coding sequence ATGCCGGATCCAAGAATTAAAAACGAAGAACAGTACGAAGCTTTGCGGGAACAAGGATACAGTAAGCAGAAATCTGCACGAATTGCAAATACTCCCAATGCCGGAAAAAAAGGAGGAAAAGCAAAACCCTACGAAGAACGTACTAAAGCAGAACTTTACCAACAAGCCAAGAAACTTGAAATTAAAGGACGTTCAACAATGAACAAAAAACAATTAATTGATTCACTTAGAAACAATTAA
- a CDS encoding helicase HerA-like domain-containing protein, producing MADSQAFFDYIQNGNTFKGDSITLGAAMLDGETITNALVKVPLKTLNRHGLIAGATGTGKTKTLQILAENLSNKGIPVLLMDMKGDLSGIAQPSPGHPKIDERHEKIGFPFEAKKFPVEILSLSEQKGVRLRATVSEFGPVLLSRILDVSETQSGIISVIFKYCDDNKLPLLDLKDFKKVLQYATGEGKEELSKDYGRISPASTGAILRKVVELEQQGGDKFFGEKSFDTADLLRVDENGMGYINIVRLTDIQDRPKLFSTFMLSLLAEIYSTFPEQGDSGQPELVIFIDEAHLIFKEASDALLDQIESIVKLIRSKGVGLYFVTQNPTDVPDAVLSQLGLKVQHALRAFTAKDRKAIKLTAENYPLSDYYKTDEVLTSLGIGEALVTALNEKGIPTPLAATMLRAPMSRMDILEDHELKDLIEESKLIPRYNEEIDRESAYELLNEKIETAEKEEAKEKAKREKEEMREATSRRSTSSRRRRSTQNPFVKTLTSPTVIRSVLGILTKMLR from the coding sequence ATGGCAGATTCGCAGGCTTTTTTTGATTATATCCAGAACGGAAACACCTTCAAAGGAGACTCCATTACCTTGGGAGCAGCAATGCTGGATGGGGAGACCATCACCAATGCGTTGGTAAAGGTACCGTTAAAAACGTTGAACCGTCACGGACTAATAGCCGGGGCCACAGGAACCGGAAAGACAAAAACGCTGCAGATATTGGCCGAAAATCTTTCTAACAAAGGAATTCCAGTATTATTAATGGATATGAAAGGTGACCTTAGTGGAATTGCACAACCCAGCCCGGGACATCCTAAGATTGACGAACGACACGAAAAGATTGGCTTCCCGTTTGAAGCTAAAAAGTTTCCAGTAGAGATCCTTTCTTTATCGGAACAAAAAGGGGTTCGTTTGCGGGCAACGGTGAGTGAATTCGGCCCTGTACTACTCTCAAGGATCCTAGATGTAAGTGAGACCCAGTCGGGTATCATTTCGGTGATCTTTAAATACTGTGACGATAATAAACTGCCGCTGCTCGATCTTAAGGATTTTAAGAAAGTGCTTCAATATGCTACCGGGGAAGGAAAAGAGGAGCTTTCGAAAGACTACGGGCGCATCTCCCCTGCTTCCACCGGGGCTATACTCAGAAAAGTTGTTGAGCTCGAACAGCAGGGAGGTGATAAATTCTTCGGAGAAAAATCCTTTGATACTGCCGATCTGTTGCGGGTAGATGAAAATGGTATGGGATATATTAATATCGTTCGTCTCACCGATATTCAGGATCGGCCTAAACTATTCTCTACCTTTATGCTTTCGTTGCTGGCAGAGATCTATTCGACATTTCCGGAGCAGGGCGACAGCGGACAACCAGAACTGGTTATCTTTATCGATGAAGCACATTTGATCTTTAAAGAAGCCAGCGATGCCTTGTTAGACCAAATAGAAAGTATCGTAAAACTGATTCGCTCTAAGGGAGTTGGACTTTATTTTGTGACTCAAAATCCTACCGACGTACCGGATGCTGTGTTGAGTCAGTTAGGCTTAAAAGTACAGCACGCATTAAGAGCATTTACAGCCAAAGACCGGAAGGCAATAAAGTTAACCGCAGAAAATTATCCGTTATCCGACTATTACAAAACCGATGAAGTGCTCACCTCCTTAGGGATTGGGGAAGCTCTCGTGACTGCGTTAAACGAAAAAGGAATTCCAACACCGTTGGCTGCAACCATGCTTCGGGCGCCCATGAGCAGGATGGATATTCTGGAAGATCATGAACTAAAAGATTTGATTGAGGAATCAAAATTAATTCCGCGATATAATGAAGAAATTGACAGAGAAAGTGCCTATGAATTATTAAATGAAAAGATAGAAACAGCCGAAAAAGAGGAAGCCAAGGAAAAAGCCAAGCGTGAAAAAGAAGAAATGCGCGAAGCTACCTCTCGAAGATCGACCAGCAGCAGACGCAGGCGATCCACCCAAAATCCATTTGTAAAAACACTCACCAGTCCTACCGTAATTAGAAGCGTACTGGGGATATTAACTAAAATGTTACGATAA